One stretch of Patescibacteria group bacterium DNA includes these proteins:
- a CDS encoding pesticidal protein Cry7Aa → MIKVKREGVILKPTKNDFENKSVLNPGVYQDGDDVHIIYRATNKNYISCLGYARLEGPLKVAERWSAPYLAPKHRYERKGVEDPRIVKIGNTFYLTYVVHDGKNALIAYSHGPDLFKLKRGGIISPQVSYDAIGRLFKYSKLKDDYYFFKSYYKDMAGRDVLLWDKDGFLFPKKINKKFALVHRILPDIQVIYFSKFRQLKDVNYWKGYVKNLSENVILEGKYGFEARNVGGGCPPIKTDLGWLLIYHGVEPMNKGRVYHAGVALLDLKDPTRIIARLPYPLFSPDRKWEREGHVHNVVFPTGASIFGNRLYIYYGAADSYIAVASVGLERLLNELMKHKVKGKRH, encoded by the coding sequence ATGATAAAAGTTAAGCGAGAGGGAGTTATTCTCAAACCCACCAAGAACGATTTTGAAAATAAGTCAGTTTTAAATCCGGGCGTTTACCAGGACGGCGATGACGTCCATATTATTTATCGGGCAACGAACAAAAATTATATTTCTTGCCTCGGTTACGCCAGATTGGAGGGGCCGCTTAAAGTGGCGGAAAGATGGAGCGCTCCTTATTTAGCGCCAAAACATCGCTATGAAAGAAAAGGAGTTGAGGACCCGAGAATTGTTAAAATCGGCAATACTTTTTATTTAACTTATGTTGTCCATGACGGAAAAAACGCCTTGATTGCTTATTCCCACGGCCCGGATTTATTTAAATTAAAAAGAGGGGGAATTATCAGCCCGCAGGTAAGTTATGATGCGATCGGCCGGTTGTTCAAATATTCAAAGTTAAAGGATGATTATTATTTTTTTAAGTCATATTACAAAGATATGGCGGGGCGCGATGTGCTTTTGTGGGACAAAGACGGTTTTTTATTCCCCAAAAAGATTAACAAGAAGTTTGCTCTCGTCCATAGAATTTTGCCCGATATCCAGGTAATTTATTTTAGTAAATTCAGGCAGCTAAAAGATGTTAACTATTGGAAGGGGTATGTAAAAAATTTGTCGGAAAATGTTATTTTGGAGGGGAAGTATGGCTTTGAAGCGAGAAATGTCGGCGGCGGCTGCCCGCCGATAAAAACCGATTTGGGTTGGTTATTGATTTATCATGGCGTGGAGCCGATGAATAAAGGAAGGGTTTACCATGCCGGCGTTGCTTTGCTTGACCTGAAAGACCCGACAAGAATTATAGCCCGTTTGCCTTATCCCCTGTTTTCACCTGACAGGAAATGGGAAAGAGAGGGCCATGTTCACAATGTGGTTTTTCCCACCGGCGCGAGTATTTTTGGAAATCGGCTGTATATTTATTATGGAGCGGCCGACTCTTATATTGCCGTGGCAAGCGTAGGCTTGGAAAGATTGCTTAATGAGCTGATGAAACATAAAGTTAAGGGAAAGAGGCATTAA
- a CDS encoding glycosyltransferase — translation MRKLKYPCALYVGTFPPRECGIATFTQDLTNAIDRGFNPDLKSRILAINSSATAIYNYPGKVIMQISQDEMEDYLLRAKEINKSRNIKLVSIQHEYGIFGGEHGNYLLPFMEIVKKPIITTFHTVLPKPDKKLKRITQAVIERSDNVVVMTKSAAGILQRIYDTNKSKIRIIPHGVHHVAFPLKSAAKQKLNLQGKTILSTFGMLNRDKGLEYAIKALPEVVKKFPDVLYLILGATHPVVRKHEGEKYRNQLRKMISRLKLENYVKFYDKYLSLDELLDFLKATDIYISPTLNPGQAVSGTLSYALSCACPIISTANQYAKDTISPEIGFLVRFKNHKDIEKSLFSMLEDKRARNEMRKSAYFYSRHMTWQNVAFSYFKTFNNFAKIVPREKGKLPQINFDHIRTLTDKFGIIQFANHTKPDLNSGYCLDDNSRALLASAMLYQEKPLKSFLDLIIVYLKFVKFCQKSGGQFFNFISRHKTVINKSTSEDSFGRAMWAMGYLLSVGNLPDNLRKMAYVIFKKAKKNIASLESPRAIAFTIIGLAYAQGQISGRKPAGNNYKKEYGENLNQLKKMADKLVRKYNQQIAKPKNIAKKWFWFEDYLTYSNFKMPESLLCAFAATGDKRYLKVAEKALKFLLPIHFEKSYFSAIGQNGWYFCDGKRAYFDQQPEDTSSAVEALVKAYEITKRKDYAEKAKIAFNWFLGRNYLSQMVYDEATGGCYDGLGKHSLNFNQGAESTISYLLARLAIGRIKLF, via the coding sequence ATGAGAAAGTTAAAATATCCTTGCGCGCTTTATGTCGGGACTTTTCCGCCCAGAGAATGCGGGATAGCCACTTTTACCCAAGACTTGACCAATGCCATAGATAGAGGGTTTAATCCCGATTTGAAGAGCAGAATTTTGGCCATAAACAGTAGCGCTACCGCTATTTATAATTACCCCGGCAAAGTTATCATGCAGATTAGCCAGGACGAAATGGAAGATTATTTGTTAAGGGCCAAAGAAATAAATAAATCGCGCAATATCAAACTAGTAAGCATTCAGCATGAATATGGTATTTTTGGCGGAGAGCATGGAAATTATTTGTTGCCTTTCATGGAAATAGTCAAAAAGCCGATTATTACGACTTTTCATACGGTTTTGCCAAAACCTGATAAAAAATTGAAGCGTATCACTCAAGCTGTAATTGAAAGGTCTGATAATGTGGTAGTTATGACCAAGAGCGCCGCGGGAATTTTACAGAGAATATATGATACAAACAAGTCAAAGATTCGCATTATTCCCCATGGCGTTCACCACGTGGCTTTTCCCCTGAAATCGGCAGCTAAACAAAAATTAAATCTGCAAGGCAAAACTATTTTATCAACCTTCGGCATGTTAAACAGGGATAAAGGCCTTGAATACGCCATTAAAGCCCTGCCCGAAGTCGTAAAAAAGTTTCCGGATGTCCTTTACCTGATTCTGGGGGCGACTCATCCGGTTGTCAGGAAACATGAAGGGGAAAAATACAGAAACCAATTAAGGAAAATGATTAGCAGATTAAAGCTGGAAAATTATGTCAAGTTTTATGATAAATATTTAAGTTTAGATGAATTGTTGGATTTTCTTAAAGCTACGGATATTTATATTTCTCCGACTTTAAATCCCGGGCAGGCTGTGAGCGGAACCCTTTCTTACGCCCTGTCCTGCGCTTGTCCGATAATTTCAACGGCGAATCAATACGCCAAGGATACAATTAGCCCGGAAATAGGTTTTTTGGTAAGATTCAAAAATCATAAGGATATTGAAAAATCTTTGTTTTCAATGCTGGAAGACAAAAGGGCGAGGAATGAGATGAGAAAAAGCGCTTATTTTTATTCCCGCCATATGACCTGGCAGAACGTAGCCTTTTCTTATTTTAAAACTTTTAATAATTTTGCCAAAATCGTACCAAGAGAAAAAGGAAAATTGCCGCAGATTAATTTTGACCATATAAGGACCCTTACAGATAAATTTGGCATCATTCAATTCGCCAACCACACCAAGCCGGATCTTAATTCCGGATATTGCCTGGATGACAACTCCAGAGCCTTGCTGGCTAGCGCCATGCTTTATCAAGAGAAGCCGTTAAAAAGTTTTTTGGATTTAATTATTGTTTATTTGAAGTTTGTTAAATTTTGCCAAAAATCCGGCGGCCAGTTTTTTAATTTTATCAGTCGGCATAAAACGGTTATCAATAAATCAACCAGTGAGGATTCTTTTGGCCGGGCCATGTGGGCCATGGGTTATTTGCTTTCAGTCGGGAATCTGCCTGATAACTTAAGAAAAATGGCTTATGTCATTTTCAAGAAGGCTAAAAAAAACATAGCCAGCCTTGAATCACCCCGGGCTATCGCTTTTACCATAATCGGGCTGGCGTACGCCCAAGGGCAAATTTCTGGCAGAAAACCGGCGGGCAATAACTATAAAAAAGAATATGGGGAGAATTTGAACCAACTGAAAAAAATGGCTGATAAGCTGGTCAGAAAATATAATCAGCAAATTGCCAAACCAAAAAATATAGCCAAGAAATGGTTTTGGTTTGAGGATTATTTGACTTATTCAAATTTTAAGATGCCGGAGTCATTGCTTTGCGCCTTTGCGGCGACCGGCGACAAACGATATTTAAAGGTGGCGGAAAAAGCCTTAAAATTTTTACTTCCGATTCATTTTGAGAAAAGTTATTTTTCCGCTATCGGGCAGAATGGCTGGTATTTTTGCGACGGCAAGCGCGCTTACTTTGACCAGCAGCCGGAAGATACTTCTTCGGCCGTTGAAGCCTTGGTTAAAGCTTATGAAATAACCAAGAGAAAAGATTACGCCGAAAAGGCAAAAATCGCCTTTAATTGGTTTCTGGGAAGAAATTATTTGAGCCAAATGGTTTATGACGAAGCTACGGGGGGTTGCTATGACGGATTGGGCAAACATTCGCTGAATTTTAACCAGGGAGCCGAATCAACCATTTCTTACCTTTTGGCCCGGCTGGCAATCGGAAGAATTAAATTATTTTAA
- a CDS encoding DUF3307 domain-containing protein, translating into MEDLFARIVLGHLTGDYLFQSKVMALKKSEKGLAGLLWCTFHCFIYTISVCLFLWTVNPLIVALIFLSHWPIDRWSLASKWLRIIKGRDFIQAYSSREPYRDIDLAFSCLVYAVADNTMHLILLWLITKFFL; encoded by the coding sequence ATGGAAGATTTATTTGCCAGAATTGTTTTGGGGCACCTAACCGGTGACTATTTATTCCAGAGCAAAGTAATGGCTCTAAAAAAATCCGAAAAGGGTTTGGCCGGTTTGCTCTGGTGCACTTTCCATTGCTTCATTTACACCATAAGTGTTTGTCTTTTTCTCTGGACGGTCAATCCCCTGATTGTTGCTTTAATTTTTTTAAGCCATTGGCCAATAGACAGATGGTCTCTGGCTTCCAAATGGCTAAGGATAATCAAGGGGAGAGACTTTATCCAGGCTTATAGCTCCAGAGAACCATATCGCGATATTGACCTGGCGTTTTCTTGCCTGGTCTATGCGGTCGCAGACAACACTATGCACTTAATTCTTCTTTGGCTGATAACCAAATTTTTCCTCTGA